The Vicia villosa cultivar HV-30 ecotype Madison, WI linkage group LG1, Vvil1.0, whole genome shotgun sequence genome includes a region encoding these proteins:
- the LOC131615242 gene encoding bZIP transcription factor 53-like gives MSSGHRRVSSGSDGGDPLLLEEKKRKRMQSNRESAKRSRMRKQKQVEDLTEEAGRLKSENEGLKQKIKAAVDARTEMEAANNVIRAQTKELEDRLQFLNSVVEKAENVNGRSNDMSMFSDPLLKPWFIPHSNYSLIASSDMSMH, from the coding sequence ATGTCTTCTGGTCACCGCCGCGTCAGTTCAGGTTCAGACGGTGGGGATCCACTCCTCCTcgaggagaagaagagaaaacgTATGCAGTCGAACCGCGAATCCGCAAAGCGGTCGAGAATGAGGAAGCAGAAACAGGTTGAAGATCTGACCGAAGAAGCTGGCAGATTGAAAAGTGAGAACGAGGGTCTTAAGCAGAAAATTAAGGCGGCCGTGGACGCCCGTACTGAAATGGAGGCGGCAAACAATGTTATTAGGGCACAAACAAAGGAGCTTGAAGATAGATTGCAATTCCTGAACTCGGTGGTGGAAAAGGCTGAAAATGTTAACGGTCGCTCTAATGATATGTCTATGTTTTCTGATCCTCTTCTGAAGCCTTGGTTCATACCTCATTCAAATTATTCTCTCATTGCTTCCAGTGATATGTCGATGCATTGA